A single genomic interval of Malania oleifera isolate guangnan ecotype guangnan chromosome 13, ASM2987363v1, whole genome shotgun sequence harbors:
- the LOC131145550 gene encoding uncharacterized protein LOC131145550, whose product MSRDRGNENLPSEDIGWHFGTAVDGNRHVIMCKLCGKIIKGGITRLKQHLAHKKGQVAGCSNVTTQVREQMMKHLQQYAEKKRDKQKRQEEAEAQIRGDFENLSDEEDLEEESMRFARQESMRSQQQWEERQRFRARTTGRGNIYEEGGGSGSGATSGFNRAGARSYSGREAGGSGRQWINPDAPEARLKAMDPILERSKSAKQPKLNTKLLKGLRSKLGKAVGKFLIYNRIPANVADSPFMQPMLDIAAEVGKGVKGPSPYEISEIYLEQEYQEMKNYIASFAGIWKERGVTLMCDGWSGPTRKHIINFLVYCDRGTVFHKSVDASDVPSRTAEYYFRLMDEVVEEIGEENVVQVVTDNEAAMKAGGKLLMQKRPNLYWTACAAHCIDLILEDIGKKSNVKKVLEDARTITSFIYNHTWTVNFMKKFTNNRELLRPAITRFATNFIALETIVRHKQALREMFTSDAWKNSRFGMAKSGPAYDSKKIILGKEFWQKASDIIKVQEPLVKVLKLVDGDEKPTMGFIYEAIDRAKLAIQKDCRFYKDYWKIIDNRWSFQLHQDLHAAGYFLNPQFLYGAPPSPEVAREVMDGVKKVITKLVPDIDTQIRAINQLLLYRDRQETFGTPLAQRAVKQTNPAEWWIHYGLCAPELQRIAIRVLSQTTSASNCERNWSTFSLIHTKTRNRLKYMRLQKLVFVHYNMRLKLRRTMRRSQREIEEGFNPINLDYIFEEDDPLSQWLEERETPLLDGQDNSNWLNEEVGGTTEGGDQPPINAHDDSSSSPERTQSDDNLGLSPPSDDDGNSGAGAGVGGGGSGGGGGGGVEYNYGYDTGTSFGRDIYPSDPYGLHDIPENYDLGIPPRNQSSQPRRRSARGDPNDSTEDSYGVVRSFGDFGLDGSSSQSYGSHPAYPHYASRDSHFYPSGSGISGSSESSSTHYPEPAPAPTYRHYSGEFSSPVHFQEQQQNDVNLGSFNYVFPQGWGDNFPSQSQDTDANYEDPPRHSFWW is encoded by the exons atgtcacgtgatagaggaaatgaaaacttacctagtgaggatattggatggcattttggtactgcggtagacggtaatagacatgttattatgtgtaagttatgtgggaagataatcaaagggggcattacacgcttgaaacaacacttggcacataaaaagggtcaagtagctggatgctcaaatgtgaccacacaagtaagagaacaaatgatgaaacatctacaacagtatgctgagaagaaaagagataaacaaaaaaggcaagaagaagcagaagcccaaattagaggagattttgagaatttgagcgatgaagaagacttagaagaagaaagtatgagatttgctcgacaagaaagcatgcgatcacaacaacaatgggaagaaagacaaagatttcgagcaagaacaactggaagaggtaatatttatgaagagggaggtggctctggcagtggtgctaccagtggtttcaatagagcaggagctcgatcttatagtggtcgagaagctggaggtagtggacgacaatggatcaatcctgatgcccctgaagctagactaaaggcaatggatcctattttagaaagaagcaagagtgcgaaacaaccaaaactcaacacaaagttactgaaaggtttaagaagtaaattaggaaaagcggttggaaaattcctaatttataatcggattccagcgaatgtagctgactctccatttatgcaacctatgcttgatattgctgcagaggttggaaagggggtgaagggtccatcaccctatgagatatctgaaatttatttggagcaagagtatcaagaaatgaaaaattatatagcttcttttgctggaatttggaaggaaagaggtgtaacacttatgtgtgatggttggtcaggaccaactagaaaacacattataaactttttagtttattgcgatagaggcaccgtgtttcacaaatcagttgatgcctctgatgtgccaagcagaacagctgaatattatttcag attaatggatgaggtggttgaagaaattggagaggagaatgttgttcaagtagtgactgataatgaagctgcaatgaaggcaggaggaaaattattgatgcagaagaggcccaatctctattggacagcatgtgcagctcattgcatagaccttattcttgaagatattggtaagaaaagtaacgtgaagaaggtcttagaagatgcaagaacaataacctcatttatttacaaccacacatggacagtgaatttcatgaagaaattcacaaataatagagagttacttcgccctgccatcactcgatttgccacaaatttcattgctttggagactattgtcaggcataaacaagcactaagggaaatgtttacatctgatgcttggaaaaactcaagatttggaatggcaaaatcaggcccagcatatgattcgaagaaaattatcttaggcaaagagttttggcaaaaggcctctgatataattaaagtgcaagaacccttggtgaaagttcttaaattggttgatggtgatgaaaaaccaaccatgggcttcatatacgaggcaattgatagggcgaagttggccattcaaaaagattgccggttttacaaagattattggaaaattattgacaaccggtggagttttcagttgcaccaagatttgcacgctgctg ggtattttttgaacccacaatttctttatggtgccccaccctctcctgaagttgctagagaagtcatggatggagttaaaaaagtgataaccaagttggtacccgatatagatactcaaattcgggctattaatcaa ttgttgctatatcgagataggcaagagacttttggaaccccattggctcaaagggcagtgaaacaaacaaatcctg ctgaatggtggattcattatggcttgtgtgctcctgaactccaaagaatagcaattagagttcttagccagaccacatcagcttcgaactgtgagcgtaattggagcacctttagcctcatccatacgaaaacaagaaatagattaaagtacatgagactacaaaaacttgttttcgtacattacaacatgaggttaaagttaagacgtacaatgagaagaagccaacgagaaattgaagagggtttcaatcctatcaatttggactacattttcgaagaagatgatcctttaagtcaatggttagaggagagagagacaccactactcgacggtcaggacaattcaaattggttaaatgaagaggttggtggtactacagaaggaggtgatcaaccaccaataaacgcgcatgatgattcaagttcaagccctgaacgtacacaaagtgatgacaatcttggtttgagcccaccaagtgatgatgatggtaatagtggtgctggagctggggttggggggggtggcagtggtggtggtggaggcggcggtgtagaatataattatggatatgatacagggacatcatttggaagggatatatatccttctgatccttatggactacatgacatacctgaaaattatgacttgggtattcctccaaggaaccaatcttcacaacccaggagaaggagtgctcgtggtgaccctaacgattctactgaagattcatatggtgtggttcgtagttttggcgactttggtttagatggttcatcatcacaatcatatggatctcatccagcatatccacattatgcatctcgtgactcacatttttatcccagtggatcaggaatctcaggatctagtgagtcttcttctacacactacccagagccagcccctgccccaacttatagacattattcaggagaattttcatcaccagtacattttcaagagcaacaacaaaatgacgtAAACTTAggttcattcaactatgtatttccacaaggatggggagataatttcccatcccaatcccaagatacagatgcaaattatgaagaccctccacgtcattctttttggtggtga